A single Rhopalosiphum padi isolate XX-2018 chromosome 4, ASM2088224v1, whole genome shotgun sequence DNA region contains:
- the LOC132928643 gene encoding ATP-binding cassette sub-family C member 4-like isoform X1, giving the protein MDANNKEERPLNPRSKANLFEIITFSWILKLVQKGLKKELDVIDLYTILDEDSSALLGSKLEKIWSKEQRTATRKNKKPSFLNALFQMFGSKLIIHGIYLAITDMVFSIIQTIFVGKIISHFETKNTKNQFNIVVYYAVGLIIACSLKTFSSNSYNMMSSHLAMKMRVATCDLIYNKALRLKTNSLETTTGRIVNLMSNDVIRFDLTIVYIGYIFIGPIETIMVTYFLWKEVGVASILGVATFIIFIPLQVWLGSIVSNYRLKTANRTDARVNLMNEIISGIQVIKMYTWEHFFTKLIEFARKKEIDQITKTAYIKATLLSFSVFNTRLALFLSVLLYVVLGNYITASKVFIITSYYNILRVSMAVTFPVGMGLIAELLVSIKRIEDFLLREEKDERSITQMKTKNGFENAKLNDGNTVSNNIINQDGTEQSNDFCIVVSNVTAKWTESQNDNTLENINLTVKHGHLIAIIGPVGAGKSSLIQAILRELTLSKGSILVHGVVSYASQQPWLFAGSVQRNILFGLPMDRKRYNKVIEVCALKIDIEQFPYGDKTIVGERGISLSGGQRARINLARAIYKDADVYLLDDPLSAVDNHVGKHLFSKCIIEFLKEKTCILITHQLQYLTNVDQIILMENGEKIAEDSYKNLQESEFNFTKMLGSPVEPIITNDNETITIGTRPNFRSQNSMYTRQVSVLSVTSTVEESNYNDVQVEVVEVVEPIELAETRSFGNSGFSIYSSYFSAGGHKCKIILFLLICIFTQVLSSSGDYWITYWINLEEHVFFSIDHLESNNNRSLTNNPSNTLIPWIVSRNTCIIVFTVITLSIIISTLIRSALFVSVCTTSSTNLHNRMLGSIIRATMYFFNKNASGRILNRFSKDLGSIDEMLPFVLMDVIQIGLIVIGILIIVGITNPYFIIPTLIIVFIFFKIRNIYMTISQSIKRLEGVTRSPVFTHLNASLQGITTIRAFEAEEILSTEFSIHQDLHSSAWYLFISSSRAFGFWLDLTCLIYISIVTFCLLFISNDTYSGNVGLAITQSIGLIGLFQWGMRRSVELENQMTSVERVLEYTTLPQEPALESPHCNNKKPPKKWPNKGRITFNNFYLRYAIDTPYVLSNLNINIEPMEKIGIVGRTGAGKSSLIGALFRLALNEGNIIIDNFEIHEMGLHELRSKLTFIPQEPVLFSGTIRNNLDLYDEYSDHEIWSALNEVELKDVVDDLPNGLNSKMSDGGSNFSVGQRQLICLARAILQNNKILVLDEVTANVDHRTDALIQNTIRNKFQMCTVLTIAHRLNTVIDSDKILVLNGGTVVEFDHPYRLLKNTNGFFYKMVKQTDHATARLLHKRTAENYKNIDIRRTNPQ; this is encoded by the exons ttggaTCTTAAAACTTGTTCAAAAAGGATTGAAAAAAGAATTAGATGTAATAGATTTATATACAATTCTAGACGAAGATTCATCTGCCCTATTGGGATCCAAATTAGAGAA AATATGGAGTAAAGAGCAAAGAACTGCAacaaggaaaaataaaaaacctagTTTTTTAAACGCACTGTTTCAAATGTTTgggtcaaaattaattattcatggaATTTATTTAGCAATAACTGACATGGTATTTAG tatTATCCAAACGATTTTTGTGGGAAAAATAATATCACACTtcgaaacaaaaaatacaaaaaaccaatttaatattgtagtatattatgCTGTTGGTTTAATAATAGCTTGTTCATTAAAAACATTCAGTTCAAACAGTTACAATATGATGAGTTCACATTTAGCAATGAAAATGCGAGTAGCAACTTGTGATCTCATTTATAATaag gcaTTACGGCTAAAAACAAATTCCCTCGAAACTACTACAGGCCGAATAGTAAACTTGATGTCAAATGACGTAATTCGATTTGAtttaacaattgtatatatAGGATATATATTCATTGGCCCTATAGAAACAATTATGGTAACGTACTTCCTATGGAAAGAAGTAGGCGTGGCATCAATACTTGGTGTagctacatttattatttttataccattacAAG TATGGTTGGGTTCAATTGTATCAAATTATCGACTGAAAACAGCTAATAGAACAGATGCCAGagtaaatttaatgaatgaaaTAATTTCTGGCATAcaagtaattaaaatgtatacttgggAACATTTTTTTACCAAACTAATTGAATTTGCCAGAAA GAAAGAAATCGACCAAATTACTAAAACAGCATACATCAAAGCTACATTATTGTCATTTTCTGTATTCAACACAAGACTCGCTTTGTTTTTAAGTGTTCTTTTATATGTAGTACTTGGAAACTATATAACTGCATcaaag gtttttataataacatcgtactataatattttgagaGTGTCTATGGCGGTTACTTTTCCAGTTGGAATGGGTTTGATTGCTGAATTATTAGTCTCGATAAAAAGAATTGAA GATTTTCTTTTACGCGAAGAAAAAGATGAACGATCAATAACccaaatgaaaacaaaaaatggtTTCGAAAATGCAAAACTCAATGATGGCAATAcagtatcaaataatattatcaatcaaGATGGAACTGAACAATCAAATGATTTTTGTATAGTTGTTTCAAACGTTACTGCAAAGTGGACAGAATCTCAAAATGATAAtactttagaaaatataaatttaactgtgAAACATGGTCATTTGATTGCAATAATAGGTCCAGTAGGAGCCggaaaa AGTTCATTGATACAAGCGATCTTGCGAGAATTAACACTGTCCAAAGGAAGTATTTTAGTACACGGTGTAGTGTCATACGCATCTCAACAACCCTGGTTATTTGCAGGTTCTGTTCAACGAAATATTCTATTTGGCTTGCCAATGGATAGAAAACGTTATAATAAA GTTATAGAAGTGTGTGCGTTAAAAATAGACATAGAACAATTTCCGTATGGTGATAAAACAATTGTGGGAGAAAGAGGAATATCTCTTAGCGGTGGACAAAGAGCAAGAATAAATTTGGCGAG agcTATATACAAAGATGCAGATGTTTATTTACTGGATGATCCTCTGTCAGCTGTCGACAATCACGTTGGCAAACACttgttttcaaaatgtataatag AATTCCTCAAAGAAAAAACGTGTATACTTATTACTcatcaattacaatatttaacgaATGTAgaccaaataatattaatggaaaat GGGGAAAAAATAGCAGAAGATTCGTACAAAAACCTTCAAGAATCCGaattcaattttacaaaaatgttaggGTCTCCAGTAGAACCTATCATAACTAATGATAATGAAACAATTACGATAGGTACAAGACCAAATTTTCGAagtcaaaattccatgtatacTCGACAAGTATCTGTATTGAGTGTTACGTCAACTGTCGAAGAAAGTAATTACAATGATGTTCAAGTAGAAGTTGTAGAAGTTGTTGAACCAATTGAATTAGCTGAAACTCGTTCTTTTGGTAATTCCGGATTCAGTATTTACTCATCATATTTCTCTGCTGGTGGACACAagtgtaaaatcatattatttttattaatatgcatCTTTACTCAAGTACTATCTTCAAGTGGTGATTATTGGATAACTTActg GATAAATTTAGaagaacatgtttttttttcaattgatcaTTTAGAGTCCAATAATAATAGATCATTGACAAACAATCCATCTAATACATTAATTCCATGGATAGTATCTCGTAATACATGTATTATCGTGTTTACTGTGATtacattatcaattataatatctacattaATTAGATCAGCTTTATTTGTATCAGTATGCACAACATCTTCTACAAATCTACATAATCGTATGTTAGGTTCAATCATAAGAGCTACAATGtactttttcaataaaaatgcatCAG GACGAATACTTAATCGTTTTTCAAAAGATCTAGGTTCCATTGATGAAATGTTACCCTTCGTATTGATGGATgtaatacaa attGGATTAATTGTGATTgggatattaataattgttggaATAACGAATCCCTACTTTATTATACCAACATTAATCatagtattcatatttttcaaaataagaaatatttatatgacaatATCACAAAGTATTAAACGTTTAGAAGGAGTCA cacGAAGTCCTGTATTTACTCATTTAAATGCATCACTTCAAGGAATAACCACTATAAGAGCATTTGAAGCGGAAGAAATTCTTTCCACGGAGTTTTCTATCCATCAA GATTTACATTCTTCGgcttggtatttatttatttcttcaaGTAGAGCATTTGGATTTTGGTTGGATTTAACCtgtcttatatatataagtattgtgACCTtctgtttgttatttattagcaATG ACACATATAGTGGAAATGTTGGTCTTGCCATAACTCAGTCAATAGGGCTAATTGGGTTGTTTCAATGGGGAATGAGACGATCGGTAGAATTGGAAAACCAAATGACATCAGTTGAGAGAGTACTCGAGTACACAACTTTACCCCAAGAACCAGCACTAGAATCACCTCATTGTAATA ATAAAAAACCACCGAAGAAGTGGCCTAATAAAGGtcgaataacatttaataatttttatctacgGTATGCCATAGATACGCCTTATGTTTTAAGCAATCTCAACATTAACATTGAACCGATGGAAAAA attggAATTGTCGGTAGAACTGGTGCAGGTAAATCATCATTGATTGGGGCATTATTTAGGTTAGCTCTCAATGaaggcaatattattattgacaactTTGAAATACATGAGATGGGACTACACGAATTACGATCCAAGCTTACTTTTATTCCTCAAGAACCAGTTTTATTTTCAGGAACCATACgcaataatttagatttatatgaTGAATATTCTGATCATGAAATTTGGAGTGCATTAAATGAA GTAGAACTTAAAGATGTTGTGGATGATTTACCAAATGGtctaaattcaaaaatgtcCGATGGCGGATCTAACTTCAGTGTAGGTCAAAGACAATTAATATGTTTAGCTAGAGCAATCttgcaaaacaataaaattcttGTTTTAGATGAAGTTACAGCAAATGTTGATCATcg aacAGATGCATTAATCCAAAACacaattagaaataaatttcaaatgtgtACAGTTTTGACAATTGCTCATCGTTTGAATACTGTAATAGATTCTGACAAGATACTTGTATTGAACGGTGGAACTGTAGTGGAATTCGATCATCcgtatagattattaaaaaacacgaacggatttttttataaaatggtgAAACAAACCGATCACGCCACTGCGCGTTTGTTACATAAAAGGACTGcagag aatTACAAGAATATTGATATACGAAGAACGAATCCTCAATAA
- the LOC132928643 gene encoding probable multidrug resistance-associated protein lethal(2)03659 isoform X4, with translation MDANNKEERPLNPRSKANLFEIITFSWILKLVQKGLKKELDVIDLYTILDEDSSALLGSKLEKIWSKEQRTATRKNKKPSFLNALFQMFGSKLIIHGIYLAITDMVFSIIQTIFVGKIISHFETKNTKNQFNIVVYYAVGLIIACSLKTFSSNSYNMMSSHLAMKMRVATCDLIYNKALRLKTNSLETTTGRIVNLMSNDVIRFDLTIVYIGYIFIGPIETIMVTYFLWKEVGVASILGVATFIIFIPLQVWLGSIVSNYRLKTANRTDARVNLMNEIISGIQVIKMYTWEHFFTKLIEFARKKEIDQITKTAYIKATLLSFSVFNTRLALFLSVLLYVVLGNYITASKVFIITSYYNILRVSMAVTFPVGMGLIAELLVSIKRIEDFLLREEKDERSITQMKTKNGFENAKLNDGNTVSNNIINQDGTEQSNDFCIVVSNVTAKWTESQNDNTLENINLTVKHGHLIAIIGPVGAGKSSLIQAILRELTLSKGSILVHGVVSYASQQPWLFAGSVQRNILFGLPMDRKRYNKVIEVCALKIDIEQFPYGDKTIVGERGISLSGGQRARINLARAIYKDADVYLLDDPLSAVDNHVGKHLFSKCIIEFLKEKTCILITHQLQYLTNVDQIILMENGEKIAEDSYKNLQESEFNFTKMLGSPVEPIITNDNETITIGTRPNFRSQNSMYTRQVSVLSVTSTVEESNYNDVQVEVVEVVEPIELAETRSFGNSGFSIYSSYFSAGGHKCKIILFLLICIFTQVLSSSGDYWITYWINLEEHVFFSIDHLESNNNRSLTNNPSNTLIPWIVSRNTCIIVFTVITLSIIISTLIRSALFVSVCTTSSTNLHNRMLGSIIRATMYFFNKNASGRILNRFSKDLGSIDEMLPFVLMDVIQIGLIVIGILIIVGITNPYFIIPTLIIVFIFFKIRNIYMTISQSIKRLEGVTRSPVFTHLNASLQGITTIRAFEAEEILSTEFSIHQDLHSSAWYLFISSSRAFGFWLDLTCLIYISIVTFCLLFISNDTYSGNVGLAITQSIGLIGLFQWGMRRSVELENQMTSVERVLEYTTLPQEPALESPHCNNKKPPKKWPNKGRITFNNFYLRYAIDTPYVLSNLNINIEPMEKIGIVGRTGAGKSSLIGALFRLALNEGNIIIDNFEIHEMGLHELRSKLTFIPQEPVLFSGTIRNNLDLYDEYSDHEIWSALNEDVLTAVLNREIIAYT, from the exons ttggaTCTTAAAACTTGTTCAAAAAGGATTGAAAAAAGAATTAGATGTAATAGATTTATATACAATTCTAGACGAAGATTCATCTGCCCTATTGGGATCCAAATTAGAGAA AATATGGAGTAAAGAGCAAAGAACTGCAacaaggaaaaataaaaaacctagTTTTTTAAACGCACTGTTTCAAATGTTTgggtcaaaattaattattcatggaATTTATTTAGCAATAACTGACATGGTATTTAG tatTATCCAAACGATTTTTGTGGGAAAAATAATATCACACTtcgaaacaaaaaatacaaaaaaccaatttaatattgtagtatattatgCTGTTGGTTTAATAATAGCTTGTTCATTAAAAACATTCAGTTCAAACAGTTACAATATGATGAGTTCACATTTAGCAATGAAAATGCGAGTAGCAACTTGTGATCTCATTTATAATaag gcaTTACGGCTAAAAACAAATTCCCTCGAAACTACTACAGGCCGAATAGTAAACTTGATGTCAAATGACGTAATTCGATTTGAtttaacaattgtatatatAGGATATATATTCATTGGCCCTATAGAAACAATTATGGTAACGTACTTCCTATGGAAAGAAGTAGGCGTGGCATCAATACTTGGTGTagctacatttattatttttataccattacAAG TATGGTTGGGTTCAATTGTATCAAATTATCGACTGAAAACAGCTAATAGAACAGATGCCAGagtaaatttaatgaatgaaaTAATTTCTGGCATAcaagtaattaaaatgtatacttgggAACATTTTTTTACCAAACTAATTGAATTTGCCAGAAA GAAAGAAATCGACCAAATTACTAAAACAGCATACATCAAAGCTACATTATTGTCATTTTCTGTATTCAACACAAGACTCGCTTTGTTTTTAAGTGTTCTTTTATATGTAGTACTTGGAAACTATATAACTGCATcaaag gtttttataataacatcgtactataatattttgagaGTGTCTATGGCGGTTACTTTTCCAGTTGGAATGGGTTTGATTGCTGAATTATTAGTCTCGATAAAAAGAATTGAA GATTTTCTTTTACGCGAAGAAAAAGATGAACGATCAATAACccaaatgaaaacaaaaaatggtTTCGAAAATGCAAAACTCAATGATGGCAATAcagtatcaaataatattatcaatcaaGATGGAACTGAACAATCAAATGATTTTTGTATAGTTGTTTCAAACGTTACTGCAAAGTGGACAGAATCTCAAAATGATAAtactttagaaaatataaatttaactgtgAAACATGGTCATTTGATTGCAATAATAGGTCCAGTAGGAGCCggaaaa AGTTCATTGATACAAGCGATCTTGCGAGAATTAACACTGTCCAAAGGAAGTATTTTAGTACACGGTGTAGTGTCATACGCATCTCAACAACCCTGGTTATTTGCAGGTTCTGTTCAACGAAATATTCTATTTGGCTTGCCAATGGATAGAAAACGTTATAATAAA GTTATAGAAGTGTGTGCGTTAAAAATAGACATAGAACAATTTCCGTATGGTGATAAAACAATTGTGGGAGAAAGAGGAATATCTCTTAGCGGTGGACAAAGAGCAAGAATAAATTTGGCGAG agcTATATACAAAGATGCAGATGTTTATTTACTGGATGATCCTCTGTCAGCTGTCGACAATCACGTTGGCAAACACttgttttcaaaatgtataatag AATTCCTCAAAGAAAAAACGTGTATACTTATTACTcatcaattacaatatttaacgaATGTAgaccaaataatattaatggaaaat GGGGAAAAAATAGCAGAAGATTCGTACAAAAACCTTCAAGAATCCGaattcaattttacaaaaatgttaggGTCTCCAGTAGAACCTATCATAACTAATGATAATGAAACAATTACGATAGGTACAAGACCAAATTTTCGAagtcaaaattccatgtatacTCGACAAGTATCTGTATTGAGTGTTACGTCAACTGTCGAAGAAAGTAATTACAATGATGTTCAAGTAGAAGTTGTAGAAGTTGTTGAACCAATTGAATTAGCTGAAACTCGTTCTTTTGGTAATTCCGGATTCAGTATTTACTCATCATATTTCTCTGCTGGTGGACACAagtgtaaaatcatattatttttattaatatgcatCTTTACTCAAGTACTATCTTCAAGTGGTGATTATTGGATAACTTActg GATAAATTTAGaagaacatgtttttttttcaattgatcaTTTAGAGTCCAATAATAATAGATCATTGACAAACAATCCATCTAATACATTAATTCCATGGATAGTATCTCGTAATACATGTATTATCGTGTTTACTGTGATtacattatcaattataatatctacattaATTAGATCAGCTTTATTTGTATCAGTATGCACAACATCTTCTACAAATCTACATAATCGTATGTTAGGTTCAATCATAAGAGCTACAATGtactttttcaataaaaatgcatCAG GACGAATACTTAATCGTTTTTCAAAAGATCTAGGTTCCATTGATGAAATGTTACCCTTCGTATTGATGGATgtaatacaa attGGATTAATTGTGATTgggatattaataattgttggaATAACGAATCCCTACTTTATTATACCAACATTAATCatagtattcatatttttcaaaataagaaatatttatatgacaatATCACAAAGTATTAAACGTTTAGAAGGAGTCA cacGAAGTCCTGTATTTACTCATTTAAATGCATCACTTCAAGGAATAACCACTATAAGAGCATTTGAAGCGGAAGAAATTCTTTCCACGGAGTTTTCTATCCATCAA GATTTACATTCTTCGgcttggtatttatttatttcttcaaGTAGAGCATTTGGATTTTGGTTGGATTTAACCtgtcttatatatataagtattgtgACCTtctgtttgttatttattagcaATG ACACATATAGTGGAAATGTTGGTCTTGCCATAACTCAGTCAATAGGGCTAATTGGGTTGTTTCAATGGGGAATGAGACGATCGGTAGAATTGGAAAACCAAATGACATCAGTTGAGAGAGTACTCGAGTACACAACTTTACCCCAAGAACCAGCACTAGAATCACCTCATTGTAATA ATAAAAAACCACCGAAGAAGTGGCCTAATAAAGGtcgaataacatttaataatttttatctacgGTATGCCATAGATACGCCTTATGTTTTAAGCAATCTCAACATTAACATTGAACCGATGGAAAAA attggAATTGTCGGTAGAACTGGTGCAGGTAAATCATCATTGATTGGGGCATTATTTAGGTTAGCTCTCAATGaaggcaatattattattgacaactTTGAAATACATGAGATGGGACTACACGAATTACGATCCAAGCTTACTTTTATTCCTCAAGAACCAGTTTTATTTTCAGGAACCATACgcaataatttagatttatatgaTGAATATTCTGATCATGAAATTTGGAGTGCATTAAATGAA gatGTATTAACTGCTGTTCTGAACAGAGAAATTATAGCATATACCTAA